The Armatimonadota bacterium genome includes the window GCAGGCGTGGTTGAAGGACGGCGATACCATCCAGATTGCCTCCATGCGCCTGCAGTTTTTTGAGAAAGCCACGCGCTCGCTGGTGCGGGAGGCGATGGAGCGCGTAGAACAACCTTCCTCGCGCCCGCCTGTGCCCGACTACCTCTGCCCCTACTGCGGCGAGCGTAAAGACCCTGTGACCGGGCAGTGCGCGTGCAGCGTGTTGCCTGGCACGGTTCCATCGGGCGCGCCGACTGCCGCAACGTCTTCATCTGCCGGGATAGCCGTGCAACCTGCCGCAGGAGCAACACCGACCAGACTCGTCATCGTGAACGGCGCCAGGGCGGGAACGGCGTTCCCTCTGCAGGGCAACGTGCTCACCATCGGCAGAGAACCAGGACGCGATGTGCAGATAGATTTTGATCCCACCGTCAGCCGTCGGCATGCGAGGCTGGAAAGACAGGGCGACCAGTGGGTGTTGATCGACGAAGGCTCGCGCAACGGCAGCTTTGTGAACGGTCAACCCGTGCAGCAGAGGGTGATTCAGGCGGGTGATGTGCTGCGCTTCGGCAATACGGAGATGCGGGTGGAGTAGGGTACAATCATGATAAAGACCACTCGCTACTTTACAGAACAGGTATTGCGAAAACGCCCTTACATTCGATGTAGACCACGCGAGCCAGCGCATCCAGCTGGACCGCCTGGAAAGAAGCGACTTACCTGCTCGCGTGCTCGTTGCCAGCAAAACGTAACGGGAGAGCGATAGATGGCAGGAGCGATGAGAGATCTCGTATCCAATCTGCAGCGTATCGTGGGCGAGGACGGGGTGATTCATGACCCGTTTGACCTGTTGGTGTACGAGTGCGACGCCTACACGATGGAAAAGGCAACGCCGCAGGCGGTAGTCTTCCCCACCGAAACTGCGCAGGTGCAGCAGGTGGTGCAGCTGTGCAACCGCCTGGGTATTCCCTTCGTGCCACGTGGGGCGGGAACGGGGCTTTCGGGTGGCGCGCTGGCGTTGCAAGGCGGCGTGGTTATCTGTACCAGCCGTATGACGCGCATTCTGGAAGTAGACATCCCCAACCGACGCATCACCGCACAGGCAGGTGCGATCAACCTGCACCTCACCCAGGCGGTGAAGGCGCACGGCTACCACTACGCACCTGACCCCTCCAGCCAAGGCGTCAGCACCATTGGCGGCAATGTGGCGGAAAACGCGGGCGGTCCGCACACCCTGAAGTACGGCGTGACCGTCAACCACATCACCGGTCTGGAGGTGGTGTTGCCTGACGGCGAGGTCGCGTGGCTCGGCGGCAAATGTGAGGAGCCGCTGGGCTACGACTTGGTAGGCGTATTTACCGGCAGCGAGGGCACACTGGGCATCCTCACCACCGTCATCGCCAAGCTCACGCCTCTACCCCAGGGCTGGCGCACCCTGCTGGCGGTGTACCCACGTTTAGAAGATGCCTGCCAGACTGTCTCCGACATCATCGCCGCCGGCATTGTGCCCGCCGCGATGGAGATGATTGACCGTACTACCCTGCAGGCGGTGGAAGCGGCATTTCATTTCGGCTTCCCGCAGGATGCGGATGCGGTGCTGGTGATCGAGCTGGACGGGTGGGAAGCGGGGCTGGATAGGCAGCTCCAGCGCGTGGTGGACATCTGCAACGCCAATCATGCTGAAGAGATACGCCTCGCTCGTGACGAGGACGAGCGCACCCGCCTGTGGACGGCACGCAAGAAGGCGGTGGGCTCGCTGGGCAGACTGGCTCCCAGTACCGTCACGCAGGATACGGTGGTTCCGCGCAGTAAGCTGCCGCAGGTACTACGACGCATCATGCAAATCGGGCAGGAGCACGGCGTGCGCATCGCCAACGTCTTCCACGCGGGCGACGGCAGTCTGCACCCGATCGTGCTTTTCGACGAGCGGGACCCGGAAGAGGTGCGTCGGGTACGCGCTGCGAACGACGCCATCGTGCGATGGTGCATCCAGATGGGTGGCAGCATCACCGGCGAGCATGGCGTCGGTGTGGAAAAGGCGCACTATATGCGCTTACTTTATAATGACACCGACCTGCAGGCGATGCGCAAAGTGCACGACGCCTTTGACCCACAGGGCTTGTGCAATCCCGGAAAGATATTCCCGCCATCAGGTTAGCAGCATCCCGTCCCTGAAGCTCATACAGGTTGTAAGCCTCTACTCACACGGCCAGACCTCCTCGCCACGCAAGGCAGGATCTGTGTCCAGCACCTCTTTGGGGATGGGACGAACGTCGGTATACAGATACCAGGGATGGCGTTGTTTCGTAGGGTAGTGGTTAGTGCCGGGTGTTTTGTGGCACAGCATTTCCGCATAACCGTGTGATATGGAACCGTCTAACCTCAGGCGCAACACCTTGCCCACATAGTCGAACTCGGCAAGCGGCCCCGGCGGCATGGAGAGGCGCTTACCGTGTAGAACACACACAGCTATGCCGTGATTGGGATCAGCCTGTTCCAAGATACGCACGAATTCGTCAGTGAAAGGGCGGTAATAGTGGTAGCTGGTTTCAATCCATTTCGTTCCTTTGTCTGACCCCCACCACCCGGCTCCGCGTTTGTAGGTATCCGCCGGGCAACGCAGGATGCGTCGGTCGCGGATATAGGGCAACAGCAATGCCTGGAACTTGGCGGTCTCGCCGTAGTCCTCACGATACAGCGAGAAGGCTACGTGAAACTGCCTCAGGTTGCTGGTGCATACTGGCTCGTACGACTTCTTGCGCGCTTGCTGGAACACGGGCAACAGCAACGCCACCAGCAGGGCAATAATCGCCACCACAATCAGCATCTCCAGCAGGGTGAAACCTCGTCGGAACATCGGTTTTACCTCCCGTAGTTGAGAAAATCGTGAACAGGCTGGTGCAGGTATTGAAGCCACTTCGGCATTTTCAGGATGGCGACCCCCGCAACGATGGGCTCCACAGATAGTCCTATAAACGCCAGCAGGGCGTAGCGCCAGTCGTTACCGGGCGGTGGTCCATACTTGCCAGACATCCCCACCAGCACGCCAGCCAGCCACAGGAGCCAGCCGCTGTTTATCAGCAATAACCCTAAGCAGAGGAACATTACCAATTTTCGGACACGAGCGGTTTCATCGGCGCGATGTCTCCACGCCAATGCTCCTGCCAATCCACCCCACATCAAGTAACCAAGCCAGATGACAGGCATCAGCATCAGAGCGGTAATGTCGGACGTGGCGAGTATCGCCCCCTCGGGTGGGCGTGGCGACCACAGTAGACGGGGCACGATAGCGTACACGACGGCGAGCAGCACGCCGACCAGCAATCTTGCTATCACCGCAACGAGCATGCCGGATAGCACGGCAGCTATCAGGAGGGTTATCGTTTGTGCTTTCGCTTTCTGTTGCCTGCGCATACACAGTATAGTCCATCACTACTGCTCACACTATGTTCTGCTTGCAGTCCACATCTTGTGGACAAGGGACATCCGTGAAGAGATACCAGTTGTAGCGCGAGCAGTGGTCTATGTAGGGTACTTGTGCCCGTTGCACCGAACCATCCAGCCGCAGACGCAACACCAGTCCATGAAACATACCCGCAACGGAGGGGCTGTTTCCCATCTCGTAGGACCGCCACAGCCATTCA containing:
- a CDS encoding lactate dehydrogenase, with protein sequence MAGAMRDLVSNLQRIVGEDGVIHDPFDLLVYECDAYTMEKATPQAVVFPTETAQVQQVVQLCNRLGIPFVPRGAGTGLSGGALALQGGVVICTSRMTRILEVDIPNRRITAQAGAINLHLTQAVKAHGYHYAPDPSSQGVSTIGGNVAENAGGPHTLKYGVTVNHITGLEVVLPDGEVAWLGGKCEEPLGYDLVGVFTGSEGTLGILTTVIAKLTPLPQGWRTLLAVYPRLEDACQTVSDIIAAGIVPAAMEMIDRTTLQAVEAAFHFGFPQDADAVLVIELDGWEAGLDRQLQRVVDICNANHAEEIRLARDEDERTRLWTARKKAVGSLGRLAPSTVTQDTVVPRSKLPQVLRRIMQIGQEHGVRIANVFHAGDGSLHPIVLFDERDPEEVRRVRAANDAIVRWCIQMGGSITGEHGVGVEKAHYMRLLYNDTDLQAMRKVHDAFDPQGLCNPGKIFPPSG